The following coding sequences are from one Rhipicephalus sanguineus isolate Rsan-2018 unplaced genomic scaffold, BIME_Rsan_1.4 Seq484, whole genome shotgun sequence window:
- the LOC119377525 gene encoding uncharacterized protein LOC119377525, translating into MGIKAPAQEKSKVPPELEAFEEGIIKLDGRYQVPLMLKDPGIPAGSDNRWLAERRLQAQLNRFRPQPELLKQYDTAIRAYFNEDHAERVEEKLLPRENVYYMPHHAVIRREAVTTKLRVVFDASSHALGHPCLNDVLFKGTKLGVDIVQLLLTFRCHPVVLIADIKKAYLQMLIRPEDCDVLRFLWIDRLPSDQDPSPSVVTWRMTRVPFGASSNPFVLAATIRHHLALCREQHPETVALLEKAFYVDDLIVGLPNVDEAATVYNEARKIFSEASMELRKWASNAHALRKIFLRDKIAFENEAGESTLIKVLGVPWEREGDRIVLMVREALDFAANKPSTKRIVLQTLARVYDPLGYLAPFSLRAKLLFQDLWKKKCAWDDALPPEEQASWNSWRTELASMNPYSADRYVFLQSVDATISIELHVFCDASPRAYGTCIYAQALSPNGACNSQLLISKSRVASFHDEPTAGRLQVTGTYDRVRRRFLWAGLYPSVQKYVTSCNYVKVENHASSQPPSPYGHPR; encoded by the exons ATGGGGATCAAGGCACCTGCTCAGGAAAAGAGCAAGGTTCCGCCAGAACTTGAGGCATTTGAAGAGGGCATTATCAAGCTAGACGGGCGCTACCAGGTGCCGCTGATGTTAAAGGATCCAGGAATACCTGCCGGCAGCGACAATCGATGGTTGGCGGAGCGCCGTCTGCAAGCACAATTAAATAGGTTCAGACCACAGCCCGAACTCCTCAAGCAGTATGACACGGCAATCAGAGCGTATTTTAACGAGGACCACGCAGAGCGAGTTGAAGAAAAGCTACTGCCAAGAGAAAATGTGTATTATATGCctcatcatgccgtcatacgaAGAGAGGCCGTTACGACAAAACTTCGGGTGGTGTTTGACGCTTCCTCGCACGCGCTTGGCCATCCCTGCCTGAATGATGTCCTGTTCAAGGGTACGAAGCTTGGAGTTGACATTGTGCAGCTGCTACTCACCTTCCGATGTCACCCGGTAGTCCTTATCGCGGACATCAAAAAGGCATACTTGCAGATGCTTATTCGCCCGGAAGACTGCGACGTGCTGCGATTCCTCTGGATTGACCGGTTGCCCTCGGATCAAGATCCATCTCCATCTGTGGTGACGTGGAGAATGACGCGGGTCCCGTTCGGAGCCTCGTCTAACCCATTTGTGCTCGCAGCTACCATTCGACATCACCTAGCACTCTGTCGAGAACAACATCCTGAGACTGTAGCATTACTAGAGAAAGCCTTTTACGTCGATGACCTTATCGTGGGGCTTCCGAATGTGGACGAAGCTGCCACAGTGTACAATGAAGCACGCAAGATATTCTCGGAAGCAAGCATGGAACTGCGCAAATGGGCTTCCAATGCACATGCCTTGCGAAAAATCTTCCTTAGAGACAAGATTGCTTTTGAAAACGAAGCCGGAGAGAGTACCCTAATCAAAGTCCTCGGTGTACCTTGGGAACGTGAAGGCGACAGAATTGTCCTCATGGTGCGCGAAGCGTTGGACTTCGCTGCGAACAAGCCTTCGACCAAGCGCATTGTGCTCCAGACGTTAGCAAGAGTGTACGATCCGTTGGGGTATCTAGCTCCATTTTCGCTCAGGGCAAAGCTACTGTTTCAAGACTTGTGGAAGAAGAAATGCGCATGGGACGATGCCCTCCCGCCAGAAGAACAAGCAAGCTGGAACAGTTGGCGCACCGAATTGGCCAGCATGAATCCATATTCCGCCGATCGTTACGTATTCCTGCAATCAGTTGATGCAACGATTTCAATCGAACTACACGTGTTCTGCGACGCAAGTCCCAGAGCATATGGTACCTGCATCTACGCACAGGCGCTCTCACCAAACGGCGCCTGCAACTCACAGCTCCTCATAAGCAAGAGCC GTGTTGCCAGCTTTCACgatgaacctaccgccggtcGCCTTCAAGTGACAGGCACATACGATCGCGTCCGGCGCCGTTTTCTCTGGGCTGGCCTCTATCCCTCTGTGCAAAAGTACGTCACCAGCTGCAACTATGTCAAGGTTGAAAACCATGCTTCCAGCCAGCCCCCTTCTCCCTACGGACATCCCCGCTGA
- the LOC119377526 gene encoding uncharacterized protein LOC119377526, whose protein sequence is MASLERLRKNRRVVRADVTRTITLLTDELQATAPDAAQVDSHVPYLTQKTVELGNLNKQILDATDDDAYDEELEAAEDYDRKVSYAVSRARFFLREHANTATATRTSRPEATSPNADVAGAGSSAHNEVIDAAPRVTEGTPGPATVRRHRTVVLPKLQIPTFSGALRDWQTFWDHFSATIHRNEDILPIEKFKYLLSYLSGAAKRAIEGIRLTEDNYAIAIRTLTERFGRRDLLINEHIDHLLALPPVKSSADVDKLRLLYDKVQFRVSALTSLGVSPDQYNVVLNRVLMRCLPDDVVILYRQKSKEGAQDTSSIATPEERSRQDAEMLSFLRIQIEVREEGSPGRTPFAFSRLLPEEDVEPPSAPMGHLPTASTLAAESVAVTEEVCPLCSSYRHTIADCNVQLSAEEKTGSVVHCSVLLPLRLAKPHGAFLPTCAQHHLQ, encoded by the coding sequence ATGGCATCGTTGGAGCGGCTCCGCAAGAACCGTCGCGTCGTCAGGGCCGACGTCACACGAACCATTACGCTCCTGACCGACGAACTTCAGGCCACGGCTCCCGATGCCGCTCAAGTTGATTCTCACGTTCCATACCTGACTCAGAAGACCGTCGAGCTCGGCAACCTCAACAAGCAAATCCTCGACGCCACGGACGATGACGCTTATGACGAAGAGCTCGAGGCCGCGGAAGACTACGACCGGAAGGTGTCCTATGCCGTGTCTCGAGCGCGCTTCTTcctgcgcgaacacgccaacacAGCGACGGCAACGAGGACTTCAAGGCCCGAGGCTACGTCACCGAACGCCGACGTCGCTGGGGCCGGCAGCTCAGCGCATAACGAGGTCATTGACGCTGCACCTCGTGTAACAGAGGGGACACCCGGCCCAGCAACCGTGCGGCGTCATCGCACAGTGGTCCTGCCGAAACTTCAGATACCTACATTTTCCGGCGCACTTCGCGACTGGCAGACCTTCTGGGACCACTTCAGTGCCACGATCCACCGTAATGAAGACATTCTGCCGATTGAGAAATTTAAGTACCTCCTCTCGTATTTGAGTGGCGCCGCGAAGAGAGCCATCGAAGGCATTAGACTCACGGAGGACAATTATGCGATCGCCATCAGGACCTTGACGGAGCGATTTGGTCGACGCGACTTGctcatcaacgagcacatcgaccaccTGCTCGCCCTACCACCAGTCAAGTCTTCGGCAGATGTCGACAAACTTCGCCTACTCTACGACAAGGTACAATTTCGCGTCTCGGCACTGACCAGTTTGGGCGTCTCACCCGACCAGTACAACGTGGTCCTCAACCGCGTCCTAATGAGGTGTCTGCCTGATGACGTCGTGATCCTCTACCGGCAGAAGTCCAAAGAAGGCGCGCAGGATACGTCCAGTATAGCGACCCCCGAAGAAAGATCTCGCCAGGATGCAGAAATGCTAAGCTTCCTGCGCATACAAATTGAGGTTCGAGAGGAAGGCAGCCCAGGACGAACGCCGTTTGCTTTTTCGCGGTTACTGCCCGAAGAAGATGTCGAACCTCCGTCAGCACCGATGGGACATTTGCCTACAGCGTCTACACTTGCCGCCGAATCTGTTGCAGTTACGGAAGAGGTGTGCCCCTTATGCAGCAGTTATCGGCACACCATCGCGGACTGCAACGTTCAACTCTCAGCTGAGGAAAAAACGGGCTCAGTTGTGCACTGCTCGGTGCTGCTACCGTTGCGGCTTGCAAAACCACATGGCGCGTTTTTGCCGACGTGCGCGCAGCATCATCTGCAGTAA